The following coding sequences lie in one Apium graveolens cultivar Ventura chromosome 3, ASM990537v1, whole genome shotgun sequence genomic window:
- the LOC141711100 gene encoding MLO-like protein 9 has product MSGGAESGERQLDQTPTWAVGLVCAVIVVISVLLEKLLHHIGHSFREKHKRTLVEVLEKIKGELMVLGFISLLLTFGQSYIAKICISDHIANTMLPCKHRVHENSGGKEDEYKEGAAEILNENKGGGGHRRLLWDERRILSGGGGKAQCHAGYQPLVSVDGVHQLHIFIFFLACFHVLYSAITMLLGRTKLRTWRRWEEEAAAQTDQNNEHAQFRLTHETSFVRNHASFWTKNPVFFYLGCFFQQFFRSVRKSDYLTMRHGFVSVHLSPGSKFDFRKYIKRSLEDDFKVLVGISPLLWTSAVIFLTLNVEGWQAMFWLSLLPLVVILLVGTKLQAIISQMAIEITERHAVVQGIPLVQVSDRYFWFSSPRLLLHIIHLTLFQNAFEITYFMWIWYEFGLHSCFHEYIYLQYLRLCIGVEVLFLCSYITLPLYALVTQMGSTMKKTIFDEQTSKALMSWHKHALKKKHEEKPGSPGAKMSPPDSPQGSPVHPNSRKVIESSPLGIASASKVDIPE; this is encoded by the exons ATGTCGGGAGGAGCAGAGTCTGGTGAGAGGCAGCTTGATCAAACACCTACATGGGCAGTTGGTCTTGTTTGTGCTGTTATTGTTGTTATCTCGGTTTTACTGGAGAAACTTTTGCATCATATCGGACAT TCTTTTAGAGAAAAACATAAAAGGACACTAGTTGAAGTTCTTGAGAAGATTAAAGGAG AGCTCATGGTTCTGGGATTCATATCACTACTTCTCACATTTGGGCAGAGCTACATTGCTAAAATTTGTATTAGTGACCATATTGCAAACACGATGTTACCATGCAAGCACCGTGTTCATGAAAACAGTGGGGGTAAAGAGGATGAGTATAAGGAGGGGGCGGCAGAGATATTGAATGAGAATAAAGGTGGGGGTGGGCATCGTAGGCTTCTGTGGGATGAGCGCAGAATATTATCAGGAGGTGGCGGCAAAGCTCAGTGCCACGCG GGTTACCAACCGCTTGTATCTGTTGATGGAGTTCACCAGTTACATATCTTCATCTTCTTTTTGGCTTGCTTTCATGTCCTTTACAGTGCTATTACAATGTTACTGGGAAGGACGAAG CTTCGTACCTGGAGGCGCTGGGAGGAAGAAGCTGCTGCGCAGACTGATCAGAACAATG AGCATGCTCAATTCAGGCTCACACATGAGACGTCTTTCGTGAGAAACCACGCTAGTTTCTGGACAAAAAACCCTGTCTTCTTTTACCTT GGTTGCTTTTTCCAGCAATTTTTTAGGTCTGTTCGTAAATCTGACTACTTGACTATGCGCCATGGATTTGTCTCT GTTCATTTATCACCTGGAAGTAAGTTTGACTTTCGAAAGTATATCAAAAGGTCTTTAGAAGATGATTTCAAGGTTCTTGTAGGAATCAG TCCCTTGTTATGGACTTCAGCGGTCATCTTCTTGACTCTTAACGTCGAAG GATGGCAGGCTATGTTTTGGCTCTCTCTCTTGCCGCTAGTT GTAATATTATTAGTTGGAACAAAGCTTCAAGCAATTATATCGCAGATGGCGATTGAAATCACAGAAAGGCATGCTGTAGTACAAGGCATACCTCTTGTCCAAGTGTCTGATCGATACTTTTGGTTTAGTTCGCCTAGGCTACTTCTCCATATAATTCATCTCACACTTTTTCAG AATGCATTTGAGATAACATACTTCATGTGGATATGG TACGAGTTCGGATTGCACTCTTGCTTTCATGAGTACATATATCTTCAGTATCTGAGACTTTGCATCGG GGTTGAGGTTTTATTCTTGTGCAGCTACATCACCCTCCCACTCTACGCTCTGGTTACACAG ATGGGATCAACCATGAAAAAGACAATATTTGATGAACAAACAAGCAAAGCACTAATGTCATGGCATAAACATGCACTAAAGAAAAAACATGAAGAGAAGCCTGGATCGCCTGGTGCGAAAATGAGCCCACCTGATAGTCCTCAGGGTTCTCCAGTGCATCCAAATTCGCGTAAAGTCATTGAATCAAGCCCGTTAGGAATAGCTAGCGCCTCAAAAGTTGACATTCCAGAATAA